Proteins from a genomic interval of Thunnus maccoyii chromosome 1, fThuMac1.1, whole genome shotgun sequence:
- the LOC121903351 gene encoding FH1/FH2 domain-containing protein 3-like yields the protein MFLIFFSFCLLQTSFLLFSPPLLPRSSPSSGEADVFCPVDCNVNLDKPVLRMFEDNFLRSLAAQQWEKKRRSKNLSQSKLSSADDVITPIPQPAEGGGGGGDGGVPAGGERPPHGSDTNGHSDSQNDTAASVQRQCSTLSNDKKFLLDMLYSKNSAAAPLSPSTAAPDTTEEEGNFLPAGADLGGRGRVLERLSSFRARSEEPAGHSESSASRRAELEGLEGSAQAAKARLAEEQQQSRQLRQQSSIDVESHARRLETTQMTPLGPGGPGDAWDQLQPSAAALRIKDLDFSDLLDEEDIDVLDMDTFDSSSSSCLSGLPPPPPPGPGLAPPPPPPPPPPPGGLAPPPPPPPGAPPLPPPPPSFAAAAAATSSQQKKKKTVKLFWKELKQGDGPKKCRFGRGTVWASLDKVAVDTARLEHLFESKAKELPVSKKGPETKKSEILVLDPKRSNAINIGMTVLPAVHVIKTAILNFDEFAISKEGIEKILTMTPTEEEKQRIQEAQLANPDVPLGTAEQFLCSLASISALTARLQLWAFKLNYEALEKEIAEPLFDLKLGMEQLASNQTFRRILATLLAIGNFLNSSNAKGFELGYLEKVVEVKDTVHRQSLLHHTCILVAENYPESSDVYSEIPAITRSAKVDFELLSENLVQLERRCKASWDNLKVVAKHETKAVLKNKMTDFLKDCTQRIIILKVVHRRVINRFHSFLLFLGQPSSSVRDIKVTSFCRIISEFALEYRTTRERVLTLKRKRAAHRERTKTRGKMITETEKFSGAVPRQDSPSPVSVAAQAEAGQEEEHENMKNLLISSSNNPSVDQRGLRRSRAVRSLGRVSPPQMSVAKEDGTSSQDDATDEIMDRLVKSVTQNPSDRASSPKTRKRSRLNRKSLRRTLKSGLSVDVVQALGLNSKTGDNV from the exons ATGTTTCtgatctttttctctttctgtctcctccaaacttccttcctcctcttttctcctcctctcctccctcgtTCCTCCCCCAGCTCTGGGGAGGCTGACGTCTTCTG CCCAGTTGACTGTAATGTAAATCTGGACAAGCCGGTTCTGAGGATGTTTGA AGACAACTTCCTGCGCAGTCTGGCTGCCCAGCAGtgggagaagaagagaagaagtaAAAACCTCAGCCAGTCTAAGCTGTCCTcggctgatgatgtcataacGCCGATCCCACAGCCTGCAGAGGGCGGTGGCGGTGGCGGAGACGGCGGCGTCCCGGCTGGAGGGGAGCGGCCTCCTCATG GCTCGGACACAAACGGACACTCAGACTCCCAGAATGACACAG cggCGTCGGTGCAGCGTCAGTGCAGCACGCTGTCCAACGACAAGAAGTTCCTGCTCGACATGCTCTACTCCAAGAACTCCGCCGCAGCACCTCTGAGCCCGAGCACCGCCGCGCCTGACACCACCGAGGAAGAGGGGAACTTCCTGCCAG cTGGTGCAGATCTGGGCGGTCGAGGTCGCGTGTTGGAGCGTCTGTCCAGCTTCAGAGCGCGCTCAGAAGAGCCCGCCGGCCACAGCGAGAGCAGCGCCTCCCGCAGGGCGGAGCTGGAAGGACTGGAAGGCTCCGCCCAGGCGGCGAAGGCCCGACTGGCTGAAGAACAACAG CAGAGCCGCCAGCTGCGGCAGCAGAGCAGCATCGACGTGGAGAGTCACGCCCGCCGCCTGGAGACCACCCAGATGACCCCGCTGGGCCCCGGGGGTCCCGGCGACGCCTGGGACCAGCTGCAGCCGAGCGCCGCCGCCCTGCGCATCAAAGACCTGGACTTCTCCGACCTGCTGGACGAGGAGGACATCGACGTCTTGGACATGGACACCTTtgactcctcctcttcctcctgcctctctggtctgcctcctcctcctcctcccggcCCGGGCctggctcctcctcctcctcctcctcccccgccTCCTCCAGGTGGTCTAGCtcctcccccaccccctccaccaGGTGCTCCGCccttacctcctcctcctccttcctttgcggcggcggcggcggcgacGTCCtcgcagcagaagaagaagaagacggtGAAGTTGTTCTGGAAGGAGCTGAAGCAGGGCGACGGGCCCAAGAAGTGTCGGTTCGGCCGCGGGACGGTGTGGGCGTCGCTGGACAAGGTGGCGGTGGACACGGCCCGCCTCGAGCACCTGTTCGAGTCCAAAGCCAAAGAACTGCCCGTCTCCAAG AAAGGACCGGAGACCAAAAAGTCTGAGATTCTGGTTCTGGATCCGAAGAGGAGCAACGCCATCAACATCGGGATGACCGTCCTGCCGGCCGTCCACGTCATCAAGACCGCCATCCTCAACTTCGACGAGTTCGCCATCAGCAAGGAGGGGATCGAG AAGATCCTGACCATGACtcccacagaggaggagaagcagaggatCCAGGAGGCCCAGCTGGCCAACCCTGACGTCCCTCTGGGGACGGCGGAGCAGTTCCTGTGCAGCCTGGCCTCCATCAGCGCCCTGACCGCCCGCCTGCAGCTCTGGGCCTTCAAACTCAACTACGAGGCTCTGGAGAAG GAGATCGCGGAGCCGCTGTTCGACCTGAAGCTGGGCATGGAGCAGCTGGCGTCCAATCAGACCTTCAGGAGGATCCTGGCCACGCTGCTCGCCATCGGAAACTTCCTCAACAGCTCCAAC gctaAAGGTTTTGAGCTGGGTTACCTGGAGAAGGTGGTGGAGGTGAAGGATACGGTGCATCGTCAGTCTCTGCTGCATCACACCTGCATCCTGGTGGCAGAAAATTACCCAGAATCCTCTGATGTCTACTCCGAGATCCCCGCCATCACCCGCTCCGCCAAA gtGGACTTCGAGCTTCTCTCGGAGAACCTGGTCCAACTGGAGAGACGCTGCAAAGCATCATGGGACAACCTGAAGGTGGTCGCCAAACACGAAACCAAAGCTGTGCTGAAGAACAAGATGACGGACTTCCTGAAGGACTGTACGCAGAGGATCATCATCCTGAAGGTCGTCCACAGGAGGGTCATCAAcag GTTTCACTCCTTCCTGTTGTTCCTGGGTCAGCCGTCCTCCTCCGTCAGAGACATCAAAGTCACCAGTTTCTGTCGGATCATCAGCGAGTTCGCTCTGGAGTATCGCACCACCAGAGAGAGAGTTCTCACCCTCAAACGCAAACGAGCCGCTCATCGAGAGCGGACCAAGACCCGCGGCAAGATGATCACCGAG ACTGAGAAGTTTTCGGGGGCGGTGCCTCGTCAGGACAGCCCGTCCCCCGTCTCCGTGGCAGCGCAGGCGGAGGCCGGTCAGGAGGAGGAGCATGAGAACATGAAGAACCTGctgatcagcagcagcaacaacccgagtgtggaccagagaggCCTGAGACGCTCCAGAGCCGTCCGCA GTCTCGGCAGAGTGAGTCCACCTCAGATGTCCGTTGCCAAAGAAGACGGGACCAGCTCCCAGGACGACGCCACAGACGAGATCATGGACCGACTGGTCAAATCTGTTACCCAGAATCCTTCAGACAGAGCCTCCAGCCCCAAAACCCGCAAACGCTCCCGGCTTAACAGGAAGTCAT TGAGGAGGACTCTGAAGAGCGGCCTCAGCGTGGACGTGGTTCAGGCTCTGGGACTCAACAGCAAGACAGGAGACAACGTCTGA